Below is a window of Desulfobacterales bacterium DNA.
AGGATAAAAGAATGTTAGAGCATACAATGATTTTACCTCCTATTAGTCAAGTCCGTTTTGATAGGCATCCTGATCAAGGCATTTGCAGTTTTAGTTCCCTTAGAACCAAAATTATTATGTCTCACGATATTAATTCTGGAGTTAGACGTCTTAACACAAATATGTTTTTGATTAGGAATCCTATAAAAACACAAATAGTTGTATCTGATTCACCAGAATTTTTCAGTCCACTTCAAGTAATTATACCAATGGAAAATGGTAAAGTTGTATTCACAAATAAAGAAGCTGGTTTACATGCAGAAGGTTCCATAACTATGGGTAATAAAACATTTGAACTTAAACCTGAAGAAACATGGGCTATTTTCGATTGGACTGATGGTTTTTTTAATCGAAACACATTCTGGAATTGGGCTTGTGGTGCTGGTCGAAGTAGCGATGGAACTCGTATAGGGTTCAATTTTTCAGCAGGAGTATATGAAAATGGAGTGTTAGAGAATGTTATATGGATTGACGGAGAGCCAATTACTATAAGTGAAGTTAAATTTATCTATGATAACAAGAATCCAATGACAACTTGGCGGGTGCAAAGCGTTGATGGGAATGTAAATTTGCAATTTGAGCCTGAAGGTATTCGCAGTGCAAACGATAACATTGGTATTATGGCAAGCAGATTTATGCAGCCCTGCGGAAATTTTTCTGGAATCATTAAAAACAAAGAAGGTCAGATTTTAAATTTGACATCTGTCGCTGGCGTTGTTGAAGAACATTATGCTAAATGGTAGTTTTTAGTTATTTTTGTAAACAAACAAAGATATAATTATTATGCGATATCCTATTTCTCTTAATGATTTAAACTATATTGGACTTATATTTATAGCGATAGGTATAATTTCCATAGTGACAAAGAGAGCTATATTGCCGAAGTATATGGGAGGTT
It encodes the following:
- a CDS encoding DUF2804 domain-containing protein; its protein translation is MQQTTLSNNKSGVLLLDGAANFGAHAIRFNPIDMENLLKIEHKRFSIQQFREKRWSYLGILNPRVILGCAVIHLGYVASAFIFAFDRQDKRMLEHTMILPPISQVRFDRHPDQGICSFSSLRTKIIMSHDINSGVRRLNTNMFLIRNPIKTQIVVSDSPEFFSPLQVIIPMENGKVVFTNKEAGLHAEGSITMGNKTFELKPEETWAIFDWTDGFFNRNTFWNWACGAGRSSDGTRIGFNFSAGVYENGVLENVIWIDGEPITISEVKFIYDNKNPMTTWRVQSVDGNVNLQFEPEGIRSANDNIGIMASRFMQPCGNFSGIIKNKEGQILNLTSVAGVVEEHYAKW